In a single window of the Agrobacterium vitis genome:
- the xylB gene encoding xylulokinase — protein sequence MYLGLDLGTSGVKAMLIDADQTVIGSANGALTVSRPHSGWSEQAPADWIRATQEAIAGLKAQFSRELAAVKGIGLSGHMHGATLIDAQGDVLRPCILWNDTRSFKQAAALDADPRFRALTGNIVFPGFTAPKLAWVKENEPDIFAKTAKVLLPKDYLRLWLTGEYLSEMSDSAGTSWLDTGKRAWSSELLAVTDLGEQHMPGLVEGTAEAGRLRAELAADWGMGAGVIIAGGAGDNAASACGMGTVAEGHAFVSLGTSGVLFAANASYLPKPESAVHAFCHALPNTWHQMGVILSATDALNWYSGVSGKPAGDLTHELGEELKAPTGVTFLPYLSGERTPHNDAEIRGAFIGLGHESSRTVLTQAVLEGVSFAIRDSLEALKSAGTSLSRVTAIGGGSRSRYWLASIATTLGIPVDIPADGDFGAAFGAARLGLIAATGADPLAVCSAPPTEATIEPVTALRDGYEDAYQRYRALYPAIKQLGPVKLAQ from the coding sequence ATGTATCTCGGATTGGATCTCGGCACGTCGGGCGTCAAGGCGATGTTGATCGACGCGGACCAGACGGTGATTGGCTCGGCCAATGGCGCGCTGACCGTCTCTCGCCCGCATTCCGGCTGGTCGGAACAGGCGCCAGCGGATTGGATCAGGGCAACGCAGGAGGCCATTGCGGGGCTGAAAGCGCAGTTTTCCCGCGAGCTTGCCGCCGTCAAGGGCATCGGTCTTTCCGGCCATATGCATGGGGCAACGCTGATCGATGCCCAAGGTGACGTCTTGCGGCCCTGCATTCTGTGGAACGACACCCGCTCCTTCAAACAGGCTGCGGCGCTGGACGCCGATCCGCGTTTTCGCGCGCTGACCGGCAATATCGTTTTTCCCGGCTTCACGGCGCCGAAACTGGCTTGGGTGAAGGAGAATGAGCCGGATATATTCGCCAAAACCGCCAAGGTTTTGCTGCCAAAGGATTATCTGCGGCTCTGGCTGACCGGCGAATATCTATCCGAAATGTCGGATTCGGCTGGCACCTCCTGGCTCGATACCGGTAAACGCGCCTGGTCGAGCGAGCTTCTCGCCGTCACCGATCTCGGCGAACAGCACATGCCCGGACTGGTCGAAGGCACCGCCGAGGCGGGCCGGTTGCGAGCCGAGCTTGCGGCGGATTGGGGCATGGGCGCCGGTGTCATCATTGCGGGCGGGGCAGGGGACAATGCGGCGTCTGCTTGCGGCATGGGCACGGTGGCGGAAGGGCATGCCTTCGTGTCGCTTGGCACATCCGGTGTGTTGTTTGCCGCCAATGCCTCCTATCTGCCAAAGCCCGAAAGCGCCGTGCATGCCTTTTGCCACGCGCTTCCCAATACCTGGCACCAGATGGGCGTGATCCTGTCGGCCACGGACGCCCTGAACTGGTATTCCGGTGTCAGCGGCAAGCCTGCCGGAGACCTGACGCATGAGCTTGGCGAGGAGCTGAAGGCCCCAACCGGTGTGACCTTCCTGCCTTATCTCTCGGGCGAGCGCACGCCCCATAACGATGCTGAAATCCGGGGTGCTTTCATTGGTCTCGGCCACGAATCCAGCCGTACCGTTCTGACCCAGGCCGTGCTGGAAGGCGTGTCCTTCGCCATCAGGGACAGTCTTGAAGCGCTGAAATCGGCGGGAACGTCCCTGTCGCGGGTCACGGCGATCGGCGGCGGCTCGCGCTCGCGCTACTGGCTGGCATCGATTGCCACCACACTCGGCATTCCCGTCGATATTCCAGCCGATGGTGATTTTGGGGCTGCCTTTGGTGCGGCCCGTCTGGGGTTGATTGCCGCAACCGGGGCCGATCCGCTTGCCGTTTGCTCAGCCCCACCGACGGAAGCAACCATCGAGCCGGTGACGGCTTTGCGCGACGGTTACGAGGACGCCTATCAGCGCTACCGCGCGCTCTATCCGGCCATCAAGCAATTGGGCCCCGTCAAGCTGGCCCAATGA
- the xylA gene encoding xylose isomerase produces MSTGFFGDITKIKYEGPDSTNPLAFRHYNPDEVVMGKRMEDHLRFAVAYWHTFVWPGTDPFGGNTFERPWFKDSMDAAKLKADVAFEFFQLLGTPYYCFHDADARPEGASFAENTRNLNEIVDYFAQKQADTGVKLLWGTANMFSHRRYMSGAATNPDPDVFAFAAATVKTCLDATQKLGGENYVLWGGREGYETLLNTDLKQELDHMGRFLNMVVEYKHKIGFKGAILIEPKPQEPSKHQYDYDVATVYGFLKTYGLEKEVKVNIEQGHAILAGHTFEHELALANALGIFGSIDMNRNDYQSGWDTDQFPNNVPEMALAYYQVLQAGGFTSGGTNFDSKLRRQSIDPADLLIGHIGGMDCCARGLKAAAKMVEDKALSAPLANRYAGWNSDAAKTMLASGTLESIAARVEGENINPQPVSGQQELLENVVNRYV; encoded by the coding sequence ATGAGCACAGGCTTTTTCGGCGACATCACCAAGATCAAATATGAAGGCCCTGACAGCACCAATCCGCTGGCCTTCCGCCATTATAACCCCGATGAAGTGGTGATGGGCAAGCGGATGGAAGACCATCTGCGTTTTGCCGTGGCCTATTGGCACACCTTCGTATGGCCGGGCACCGACCCGTTCGGCGGCAATACGTTTGAGCGTCCCTGGTTCAAGGACTCGATGGATGCTGCCAAGCTGAAGGCCGATGTGGCTTTTGAATTCTTCCAGCTGCTCGGCACGCCTTATTACTGCTTCCACGATGCGGATGCGCGTCCCGAAGGCGCGTCCTTTGCCGAAAACACCAGAAATCTCAATGAGATTGTCGATTATTTTGCCCAGAAGCAGGCCGATACCGGCGTCAAGCTGCTGTGGGGCACGGCCAACATGTTCTCGCATCGCCGCTACATGTCGGGTGCAGCTACCAACCCGGACCCTGACGTCTTTGCCTTTGCCGCAGCCACGGTGAAGACCTGCCTGGATGCCACGCAGAAACTGGGTGGCGAAAACTACGTGCTGTGGGGTGGCCGTGAAGGCTATGAAACCCTGCTCAACACCGACCTGAAGCAGGAACTCGACCATATGGGCCGTTTCCTCAACATGGTGGTGGAATACAAGCACAAGATCGGCTTCAAGGGCGCGATCCTGATCGAGCCGAAACCGCAGGAGCCTTCCAAGCATCAGTATGATTATGATGTGGCCACCGTCTACGGCTTCCTCAAGACTTACGGTCTTGAGAAGGAAGTGAAGGTCAATATCGAGCAGGGCCATGCCATTCTGGCTGGTCATACATTCGAGCATGAATTGGCACTGGCCAACGCGCTGGGTATTTTCGGCTCCATCGACATGAACCGTAACGACTATCAATCCGGTTGGGATACCGACCAATTCCCCAACAACGTGCCGGAAATGGCGCTGGCCTATTATCAGGTTCTGCAGGCGGGCGGCTTTACCTCCGGCGGCACCAATTTCGATAGTAAGCTGCGCCGCCAGTCCATCGATCCCGCTGATCTGTTGATCGGCCATATCGGCGGCATGGATTGCTGCGCCCGTGGCCTGAAGGCGGCTGCGAAAATGGTGGAAGACAAGGCGCTGTCGGCACCGCTCGCCAACCGCTACGCAGGCTGGAACAGCGACGCCGCCAAGACAATGCTGGCCAGCGGCACGCTGGAGAGCATTGCTGCCCGGGTTGAAGGTGAAAACATCAATCCGCAGCCGGTGTCCGGTCAGCAGGAATTGCTGGAAAACGTCGTCAATCGCTACGTCTGA
- a CDS encoding sugar phosphate isomerase/epimerase family protein, translating to MKTIKGPGLFLGQFAGDAAPFNSWDAITKWAADKGYLGVQVPTWASQLIDLKKAAESKDYCDELAGIARQNGVEITELSTHLQGQLVAVHPAYDEAFDGFAAPEVRGNPKARQEWAVNQVKYALKASRHLGINAHATFSGALAWPFIYPWPQRPAGLVETAFDELAKRWLPILDYADEQGVDIAYEIHPGEDLHDGVTFEMFLERVKNHPRANMLYDPSHYVLQCLDYLDHIDIYKDRIKMFHVKDAEFNPNGRQGVYGGYQSWVNRAGRFRSPGDGQVDFGAIFSKMAANDFEGWAVVEWECALKHPEDGAREGAEFVNAHIIRVTEHAFDDFAASGTDEAANRRMLGL from the coding sequence ATGAAGACGATTAAAGGCCCCGGCCTGTTTTTGGGCCAGTTTGCCGGTGATGCCGCGCCCTTCAATTCATGGGATGCGATTACCAAATGGGCCGCTGACAAAGGCTATCTCGGCGTGCAGGTTCCGACCTGGGCCAGCCAATTAATCGACCTGAAAAAGGCCGCCGAATCCAAGGATTATTGTGACGAACTGGCCGGTATCGCCCGCCAGAACGGCGTCGAAATCACCGAGCTGTCCACCCATCTGCAGGGACAGCTGGTGGCGGTGCATCCGGCCTATGACGAAGCGTTTGACGGCTTTGCCGCTCCCGAAGTGCGCGGCAATCCGAAAGCCCGGCAGGAATGGGCTGTCAACCAGGTTAAATACGCGCTGAAGGCCTCACGCCATCTGGGTATCAATGCGCATGCCACGTTTTCGGGCGCGCTGGCCTGGCCATTTATCTATCCTTGGCCGCAGCGTCCGGCAGGGCTGGTGGAGACGGCTTTTGACGAACTGGCCAAGCGCTGGTTGCCCATTCTCGACTATGCCGACGAGCAGGGTGTCGATATCGCTTACGAAATCCATCCCGGCGAAGACTTGCATGATGGTGTGACATTCGAGATGTTTCTGGAGCGGGTGAAAAACCACCCCCGCGCTAACATGCTCTATGATCCCTCGCATTATGTGCTGCAATGCCTCGACTATCTCGACCATATCGACATCTACAAAGACCGGATCAAGATGTTCCACGTCAAGGATGCCGAGTTCAATCCGAATGGCCGTCAGGGCGTTTACGGTGGCTACCAATCCTGGGTCAACCGCGCCGGGCGCTTCCGCTCACCAGGCGACGGCCAGGTGGACTTCGGCGCGATCTTCTCGAAAATGGCCGCCAATGATTTCGAAGGCTGGGCGGTGGTCGAGTGGGAATGCGCTCTAAAACACCCGGAAGACGGCGCCCGCGAAGGCGCTGAATTCGTCAATGCCCATATTATCCGGGTGACGGAACATGCCTTTGACGATTTCGCCGCCAGCGGCACGGATGAGGCCGCCAACCGGCGGATGTTAGGGCTGTAA
- a CDS encoding Gfo/Idh/MocA family protein, whose amino-acid sequence MTIEASKSQQRAPKIRLGMVGGGQGAFIGAVHRMAARLDDHYDLVAGALSSTPEKSLASGRDLGLDPTRCYGSFEEMASSEAARPDGIEAVSIVTPNHMHYPAAKAFLERGIHVICDKPLTSNLEDAKKLKEVADKAKALFILTHNYTGYPMVRHARELVQNGELGEIRLVQMEYPQDWLAEPVEQTGAKQAVWRTDPAQSGVGGSTGDIGTHAYNLGSFISGLELEELAADVHTFVEGRRLDDNAHVMLRFQGGAKGLLWCSQVATGNENGLKVRIYGTKAGIEWTQADPNYLWYTKLGEPKQLITRGGAGAGGAAARVTRIPGGHPEGYLEAFATIYSEAAQAILAARTGAAVNPDVVYPTVDDGVKGVAFVTACIQSSQQNGAWVRV is encoded by the coding sequence ATGACCATCGAAGCAAGCAAATCGCAGCAACGCGCCCCCAAAATCCGCCTCGGCATGGTGGGCGGCGGGCAGGGCGCGTTTATCGGCGCGGTACACCGCATGGCGGCAAGGCTCGACGACCATTATGATCTGGTGGCGGGAGCTTTATCCTCGACGCCGGAAAAATCCCTGGCTTCTGGCCGGGATCTGGGGCTCGATCCCACCCGCTGCTATGGATCGTTTGAAGAAATGGCTTCGAGCGAGGCTGCTCGCCCGGATGGGATCGAGGCGGTGTCTATCGTCACGCCCAATCACATGCATTACCCAGCCGCAAAAGCCTTTTTGGAACGCGGCATCCATGTGATCTGCGACAAGCCGCTAACCTCCAATCTGGAGGATGCGAAAAAGCTGAAAGAGGTTGCCGACAAGGCCAAGGCCCTGTTCATCCTCACCCACAATTACACCGGCTATCCGATGGTGCGCCATGCGCGGGAATTGGTGCAAAATGGCGAGCTGGGCGAGATCCGGCTGGTGCAGATGGAATATCCGCAGGATTGGCTGGCGGAACCTGTCGAGCAGACAGGCGCAAAACAGGCCGTATGGCGCACCGACCCGGCCCAATCGGGCGTCGGTGGTTCCACCGGCGATATTGGCACCCATGCCTATAACCTCGGCAGCTTCATTTCCGGGCTGGAACTGGAGGAACTCGCCGCCGATGTGCACACCTTTGTCGAAGGCCGTAGGCTGGATGACAACGCCCATGTGATGCTGCGCTTCCAAGGCGGGGCCAAGGGCCTGCTCTGGTGCAGCCAGGTGGCAACCGGCAATGAAAACGGCCTGAAAGTGCGCATCTACGGCACAAAGGCCGGGATCGAATGGACGCAGGCCGATCCGAATTACCTCTGGTACACAAAGCTCGGCGAACCGAAACAGTTGATCACCCGCGGCGGTGCCGGGGCTGGCGGGGCAGCTGCCCGCGTGACCCGCATTCCCGGCGGTCATCCGGAAGGCTATCTCGAAGCCTTCGCCACCATCTATAGTGAGGCGGCCCAGGCGATCCTTGCCGCACGAACGGGGGCGGCGGTTAATCCTGATGTGGTCTATCCGACTGTCGATGATGGGGTGAAGGGCGTGGCCTTTGTGACGGCATGTATTCAGTCGTCACAGCAGAACGGAGCTTGGGTGAGAGTTTGA
- a CDS encoding GH1 family beta-glucosidase gives MTDPKALAARFPGDFLFGVATAAYQIEGATKADGRKPCIWDAFANMPGRVFERHNGDVACDHYNRWEQDLDLIQEMGVSAYRFSIAWPRIIPEGTGRVNETGLDFYDKLVDGLKDRGIKAYATLYHWDLPLALMGDGGWTARSTAYAFQRYAKLVMARLGDRLDAVATFNEPWCSVWLSHLYGVHAPGERNMDAALHALHYTNLAHGLGIDAIRQVAPQVPAGLVLNAHSVIPASDSAADQAAAERAHQFHNGVFFDPVFKGEYPAEFMASLGNRMPVIEDGDLHIISQKLDWWGLNYYTPMRVADNPAEGAEFPATADAPPVSTVKTDIGWEVYAPALKSLVEGLYDRYTLPVCYITENGACYNMEPVDGEVDDQPRLDYYAEHLGVVADLIAEGIPMKGYFAWSLMDNFEWAEGYRMRFGLVHVDYDTQVRTLKNSGKWYSALAAEFPKGNHIAE, from the coding sequence ATGACAGACCCGAAAGCCCTTGCCGCCCGCTTCCCTGGCGATTTCCTGTTTGGTGTGGCCACCGCGGCCTACCAGATTGAAGGTGCCACCAAGGCGGATGGGCGCAAGCCGTGCATCTGGGATGCGTTTGCCAATATGCCGGGCCGGGTGTTCGAGCGGCATAATGGCGATGTGGCCTGCGATCATTACAATCGCTGGGAACAGGATCTCGACCTGATCCAGGAGATGGGCGTTTCCGCCTATCGCTTTTCCATTGCCTGGCCGCGCATTATTCCTGAAGGCACGGGCCGGGTGAATGAAACGGGGCTGGATTTTTACGACAAGCTGGTCGATGGGTTGAAGGATCGGGGCATCAAAGCCTATGCGACGCTGTATCATTGGGATCTGCCGCTGGCCCTGATGGGCGATGGCGGCTGGACGGCGCGCTCCACGGCCTATGCCTTCCAGCGCTATGCCAAGCTGGTGATGGCGCGGTTGGGTGACAGGCTGGATGCCGTGGCGACCTTCAACGAGCCGTGGTGCTCGGTCTGGCTCAGCCATCTCTACGGTGTGCATGCGCCGGGTGAGCGCAATATGGATGCGGCCCTGCATGCTCTGCACTATACCAATCTCGCCCATGGGCTTGGCATTGATGCCATCAGGCAGGTCGCGCCGCAGGTCCCTGCGGGTCTGGTTCTGAACGCCCATTCCGTTATCCCTGCCTCAGACAGTGCGGCTGATCAGGCCGCCGCTGAGCGCGCCCATCAGTTTCACAATGGTGTTTTCTTCGATCCGGTCTTCAAGGGCGAATATCCGGCAGAATTCATGGCCTCGCTTGGCAACCGCATGCCTGTCATCGAGGATGGCGATTTGCACATCATCTCCCAGAAACTCGACTGGTGGGGCCTGAATTACTACACGCCGATGCGGGTTGCCGACAATCCGGCTGAGGGCGCCGAGTTCCCCGCCACGGCGGATGCGCCGCCGGTCTCGACGGTCAAGACCGATATCGGCTGGGAAGTTTATGCCCCGGCGCTAAAGTCCCTGGTGGAAGGGCTTTACGACCGCTACACGCTGCCGGTCTGCTACATCACCGAAAACGGCGCCTGCTATAATATGGAGCCGGTTGACGGCGAGGTGGATGACCAGCCACGGCTGGATTACTACGCCGAGCATCTGGGCGTGGTGGCCGACCTGATTGCCGAGGGCATCCCCATGAAGGGCTATTTCGCCTGGAGCCTGATGGATAATTTTGAATGGGCCGAAGGCTACCGCATGCGGTTCGGCCTTGTGCATGTCGATTACGACACGCAGGTTCGCACGCTGAAGAACAGTGGCAAATGGTATAGCGCGCTGGCTGCGGAATTCCCGAAGGGGAACCACATCGCCGAATGA
- a CDS encoding EAL domain-containing protein: protein MTSCAGCRDGAAFSVAFSMAFQPIVDMRDGAVFGYEALVRGADGAGAATVMAGINADNRYAFDQSCRVKAIELAAALLPETSTAKLSINFMPNAVYEPRACIRLTLNTAERVGFPLDRILFEFTENERIDTDHLLNILKTYRSIGFKTAIDDFGAGHAGLTLLAKFQPDIVKLDMELVRGIDQDRAKRIVLRHTLAMLTEFGILPLCEGVETQQELDVLKDMGVPYVQGYLLARPAFERFDPPDLAVLP, encoded by the coding sequence ATGACGTCATGTGCGGGATGCCGAGACGGGGCGGCTTTCAGTGTTGCCTTCTCCATGGCATTTCAGCCAATCGTGGATATGCGTGATGGTGCTGTGTTTGGTTATGAGGCGCTGGTGCGCGGCGCGGACGGCGCTGGGGCGGCCACGGTTATGGCTGGTATCAACGCGGACAATCGCTATGCCTTTGACCAGAGCTGCCGGGTTAAGGCCATTGAGCTGGCGGCGGCCTTGCTACCGGAGACCTCGACGGCAAAGCTGTCCATCAATTTCATGCCCAATGCCGTTTACGAGCCGCGTGCCTGTATTCGCCTGACACTGAACACGGCTGAACGGGTCGGCTTTCCCCTGGATCGAATCCTGTTTGAATTTACCGAAAACGAGCGGATCGATACCGATCATCTGCTCAACATTCTGAAAACCTATCGCAGCATTGGCTTCAAGACGGCGATTGATGACTTTGGGGCGGGCCATGCCGGGCTGACGCTTCTGGCGAAATTTCAGCCCGATATCGTCAAGCTGGACATGGAGCTGGTGCGCGGCATCGATCAGGATCGGGCCAAGCGGATCGTGTTGCGCCACACGCTGGCGATGTTGACGGAGTTCGGCATTCTTCCATTGTGCGAAGGGGTGGAAACCCAACAAGAACTGGATGTGCTGAAGGATATGGGCGTACCCTATGTTCAGGGCTACCTTCTCGCCCGCCCCGCGTTTGAGCGGTTTGACCCACCGGATCTTGCCGTCTTGCCGTGA
- a CDS encoding rhodanese-related sulfurtransferase yields the protein MTDDLQNPRHEEGGAFCVAALYHFASFARFESFREPLDALCKAQGVKGTLLLAHEGINGTIAGTDAGIATVLAYLRAQPEFASLEHKESRASKMPFVRMKVKLKKEIVTMGVEDIDPNKIVGTYVDPKDWNALISDPDTIVIDTRNDYETAIGIFRGAVDPNTKTFREFPDWVKNNPGLHNKPKIAMYCTGGIRCEKATAFMKQQGFEEVYHLKGGILKYLENVPEEQSLWDGACFVFDERVSVTHGLKEGDHQLCHACRNPITPEELSSPYYEAGVSCSHCYETRTEADRDRYRQRQKQIALAKQRGERHIGS from the coding sequence ATGACAGACGATCTTCAAAATCCTCGCCATGAAGAGGGCGGCGCATTCTGTGTGGCCGCGCTCTATCATTTTGCGTCCTTCGCACGGTTCGAAAGCTTTCGGGAACCGCTCGATGCGCTCTGCAAGGCGCAGGGCGTCAAGGGCACTTTGCTTTTGGCCCATGAAGGCATCAATGGCACGATTGCCGGCACGGATGCGGGCATTGCCACGGTGCTGGCCTATCTGCGCGCCCAACCGGAATTTGCCAGCCTCGAGCACAAGGAAAGCCGGGCGTCGAAAATGCCTTTCGTGCGCATGAAGGTAAAGCTGAAGAAAGAGATCGTCACCATGGGCGTCGAGGATATCGACCCCAACAAGATCGTTGGCACCTATGTCGATCCCAAGGACTGGAACGCGCTGATTTCCGATCCTGATACCATCGTCATCGACACCCGCAACGATTACGAGACCGCGATCGGCATTTTCCGGGGCGCGGTCGATCCCAATACCAAGACCTTCCGCGAATTTCCCGATTGGGTGAAGAACAATCCCGGCCTGCACAACAAGCCGAAGATCGCCATGTATTGCACCGGCGGCATCCGCTGCGAAAAGGCCACGGCCTTCATGAAGCAACAGGGGTTCGAAGAGGTCTACCACCTGAAGGGCGGCATCCTGAAATATCTGGAAAACGTTCCCGAAGAACAAAGCCTGTGGGACGGCGCCTGTTTCGTGTTCGACGAGCGCGTTTCCGTGACCCACGGATTGAAGGAGGGCGACCACCAACTCTGCCACGCCTGCCGCAACCCGATCACGCCGGAAGAACTGTCTTCGCCCTATTACGAGGCCGGCGTATCGTGCAGCCATTGCTATGAGACCCGCACAGAAGCCGACCGGGATCGCTACCGTCAGCGCCAGAAACAGATTGCGCTGGCCAAGCAACGCGGCGAACGGCATATCGGAAGCTGA
- a CDS encoding HPP family protein, with amino-acid sequence MRHYFHRHQPFSSFTKALLAGFGGCLAIGILSFLTTHTGYALMMAPFGASCVLLFSLPNSPLSQPMNVFFGHLASALVGLLCATLLPDIWWAVALAVGGAISVMALLRITHPPAGADPIVVFAAHARLAISVHAGCAGIAVVDRLRRAVSSQSRASLSDAQIQLRKSL; translated from the coding sequence GTGCGGCATTATTTTCACAGGCATCAGCCGTTTTCCAGTTTCACTAAAGCGCTGTTGGCAGGCTTTGGTGGTTGCTTGGCGATTGGCATTCTCAGTTTTTTAACAACGCACACGGGTTATGCGCTTATGATGGCCCCGTTTGGCGCTAGTTGTGTGTTGCTGTTTTCTCTGCCAAACAGTCCATTGTCCCAGCCAATGAATGTATTTTTTGGCCATCTGGCTTCGGCCTTGGTTGGGTTGCTTTGCGCCACCTTGCTGCCCGATATCTGGTGGGCAGTGGCGTTAGCGGTGGGCGGCGCAATTTCCGTGATGGCGCTTTTACGGATTACCCACCCGCCGGCGGGGGCTGATCCGATAGTGGTCTTTGCAGCCCATGCGAGACTGGCAATTTCTGTTCATGCCGGTTGCGCTGGGATCGCTGTTGTTGATCGCTTGCGCCGTGCTGTTTCATCGCAGTCACGGGCAAGCTTATCCGATGCGCAAATCCAATTGAGGAAATCCTTGTGA
- a CDS encoding TetR/AcrR family transcriptional regulator: MKIQLERADAVPMIAEVFRDHGYAGTSLSIITACTGIGKGSLYHFFPGGKVEMAEAVLAHISGWFEERVFAPLEMADVSFVAIEAMLDTVNAYFQSGRRVCLVGLMALDSSRDEFSAAISGYFRRWNSVLRGAFVKAGFAETEAGQRSHEILAGIQGALVLARALNDPIVFSMRIEKLRSDLDVPARSYNEDHT, from the coding sequence GTGAAAATCCAGCTAGAACGAGCCGATGCAGTGCCGATGATTGCGGAAGTGTTTCGTGACCACGGTTACGCCGGAACCAGTTTGTCCATCATCACAGCCTGCACTGGCATCGGCAAAGGAAGTCTTTATCACTTCTTTCCTGGCGGAAAGGTGGAAATGGCCGAGGCGGTGCTCGCGCACATTTCCGGCTGGTTTGAAGAAAGAGTGTTTGCGCCGCTGGAGATGGCAGATGTTTCGTTTGTTGCCATTGAGGCGATGCTGGACACTGTCAATGCCTATTTCCAGTCTGGCCGTCGGGTGTGTCTTGTCGGATTGATGGCACTTGATTCCAGTCGGGATGAATTTTCGGCGGCCATCAGCGGTTATTTTCGTCGCTGGAACAGCGTGTTGAGGGGGGCCTTTGTCAAGGCGGGCTTTGCTGAGACAGAGGCGGGCCAGCGCAGTCATGAAATCCTGGCCGGTATACAGGGCGCACTTGTCTTAGCGCGGGCGCTGAATGACCCTATTGTTTTTTCCATGAGGATTGAGAAACTGCGATCAGATCTCGATGTTCCGGCCCGATCTTATAACGAGGATCATACTTGA
- a CDS encoding CHAD domain-containing protein, with product MAYRLRPDLKTGTSIAEMLGALLQAAAADLDSGAKAPPGERDRAVHLARRKLKRARALYRLIAPAISDLRRRENRRLGDIARSLSSLRDAAALLESVEALQEATLSDEEADALQQAWAILSDRHERLATNLEAGQSALMRDAADGCREAADIAMGIEFNDRPAKVARMFAKAWTKTFKRAEAAIAACHDASEAESYHALRKATQTYWMHLSLLRDLWPSAIEMKRGAAKQLADLLGHENDLSVLTSVLDEDSSLFAGLFAGGETFSHLLAIIIRQQQALRRQALEAADALFADGPDLEPAVIEALWLLQAGIHNQV from the coding sequence ATGGCCTATCGCTTAAGGCCTGACCTGAAGACAGGCACCTCTATTGCCGAGATGCTGGGAGCGCTTTTGCAGGCCGCCGCAGCCGATCTTGACAGCGGTGCCAAGGCCCCACCCGGTGAACGGGATCGCGCCGTCCATCTTGCGCGCCGCAAACTGAAACGCGCCAGAGCCCTCTACCGGCTGATCGCACCGGCCATTTCCGATCTGCGTCGCCGGGAAAACCGCCGGTTGGGCGATATCGCCCGCAGCCTTTCCTCGCTTCGCGATGCTGCCGCACTGCTTGAAAGTGTCGAGGCGCTTCAGGAGGCGACCCTCAGCGATGAAGAAGCCGATGCCCTGCAACAGGCCTGGGCAATCCTGTCCGACCGCCATGAACGGCTGGCGACCAATCTGGAGGCAGGCCAGAGCGCATTGATGCGCGATGCGGCAGACGGCTGCCGAGAGGCGGCGGATATCGCCATGGGAATTGAGTTCAACGACCGTCCCGCCAAGGTCGCCCGGATGTTTGCCAAGGCCTGGACCAAGACCTTCAAGCGCGCCGAAGCAGCCATCGCCGCCTGCCACGATGCCAGCGAGGCGGAAAGCTACCATGCCCTGCGCAAAGCCACCCAGACCTATTGGATGCATTTGTCCTTGCTGCGTGATCTCTGGCCGAGCGCCATCGAGATGAAACGCGGTGCCGCCAAACAATTGGCCGATCTGCTGGGCCATGAAAACGACCTTTCGGTGCTGACATCCGTTCTGGATGAAGACTCAAGCCTGTTTGCGGGCCTATTTGCTGGCGGCGAAACATTTTCCCATCTGCTCGCCATCATCATCCGCCAGCAACAGGCCCTGCGCCGGCAAGCGCTTGAGGCGGCGGATGCATTGTTTGCCGACGGCCCCGACCTGGAACCAGCCGTTATCGAGGCGCTGTGGCTGCTTCAGGCTGGCATCCACAATCAAGTATGA
- a CDS encoding CYTH domain-containing protein yields MAKEIERKFLVRTDTWRQHVSKSSSFQQGYILSGADRSVRIRIRDRADALLTIKIGHVGLSRDEFEYEIPLADGLEMIDKAQGNVIEKTRYNVEYGGYLWEVDVFAGAHAGLVVAEVELENDCEDPPLPPWVGREVTGDGRYSNQWLASSTPSTERRNGLSLKA; encoded by the coding sequence ATGGCAAAGGAAATCGAAAGAAAATTCCTGGTCCGCACAGACACCTGGCGTCAGCATGTCAGCAAATCCAGCAGTTTTCAGCAGGGCTACATTCTTTCAGGCGCTGATCGTTCCGTGCGTATCCGCATCCGCGACCGGGCCGATGCGCTGCTGACCATCAAGATCGGTCATGTTGGTCTCAGCCGCGATGAATTCGAATATGAAATCCCGCTGGCCGACGGGCTGGAAATGATCGACAAAGCCCAGGGCAACGTCATCGAAAAGACCCGGTATAACGTCGAATACGGCGGCTATCTCTGGGAAGTCGACGTCTTCGCCGGCGCCCATGCCGGGCTTGTGGTGGCCGAGGTCGAACTGGAAAATGACTGCGAAGACCCACCACTGCCGCCTTGGGTCGGGCGGGAAGTGACCGGCGACGGACGCTATTCCAACCAATGGCTGGCGAGTTCCACGCCTTCGACGGAAAGGCGCAATGGCCTATCGCTTAAGGCCTGA